The following are from one region of the Mauremys mutica isolate MM-2020 ecotype Southern chromosome 22, ASM2049712v1, whole genome shotgun sequence genome:
- the LOC123354739 gene encoding histone H4-like, with protein sequence MSDCSKGGKGLGMGGAKCHCKVLRDNIQSITTLAIRRLAHRGGVEHISGLIYEETRGVLKVFLENVICDAITYTEHAKRKTVTVMDIVYTLKRQGHTLDRFGS encoded by the coding sequence ATGTCTGATTGCAGCAAAGGTGGTAAGGGTTTGGGAATGGGGGGTGCTAAGTGCCATTGCAAGGTGCTCCGTGATAACATTCAAAGTATCACGACGCTGGCTATTCGTCGTTTGGCGCACCGTGGTGGTGTAGAGCATATTTCCGGATTGATTTATGAAGAAACCCGAGGAGTGCTGAAAGTGTTTTTAGAGAACGTCATCTGTGATGCTATCACTTACACTGAACATGCCAAGCGAAAGACTGTGACTGTCATGGACATAGTCTATACTCTGAAGCGCCAGGGTCACACTCTTGACAGATTCGGGAGCTAA
- the DIXDC1 gene encoding dixin isoform X5, which produces MLACLARGNLLDILQEGFSEQQLQAYMAWVNSQLKKKPAIKPVQDLRQDLRDGVILATLIELVAGEKLSGIQVSPTSQQEMRENVEKVLQFVASKKIRMHQTSAKDIVDGNLKSIMRLILALAAHFKPGSSRTAIQSPASMVGKSLSASSASHRPHSAAAVAQGAVAALADVRQDVSRSGRDVFRHRQRNSSIDEEIENPYWSVRALVQQYEGQQSVPSESCSSSLTSPSPIHSTKSESIATQSEEKAGFVIIRAEETETKTEETDSPFLPEWQAGSPGTYLETSWEEQLLEQQDHLEKEMEEAKKMISGLQALLLNGSLPEDEQEGSFVLCEHGACPEEQLVIIRSRLDQSMDENQDLKKELLKYKQEARNLQGIKDALQQRLAQQDASVLQLKQELLRANMDKEELHNQNVDLQRKVEERNRLLGEYKKELGQKDRHVQQHQAKLDEMLRQLSEASYQQADLERELEHKEALLAQCMKRETEEVMGYSNHSTQSNGFLQTAGKGAAPTAHRVTNDLQLVRDALRSLRNSFSGHDPQHHTIDSLEQGISSLMERLHRMETQKRQERRVQGKSPASRAANEDRDSWPPNSS; this is translated from the exons CAGCAACTACAGGCGTACATGGCCTGGGTGAATTCCCAGCTGAAGAAGAAGCCAGCAATAAAGCCAGTGCAGGACCTGAGGCAGGATCTCCGAGATGGGGTCATCCTGGCCACTCTCATTGAACTTGTAG CCGGTGAGAAGCTGAGTGGCATTCAAGTCAGTCCCACCAGCCAGCAGGAAATGAGAGAAAATGTAGAGAAAGTCCTGCAGTTCGTGGCATCGAAAAAGATCCGTATGCACCAAACTTCAGCGAAAG ATATCGTTGATGGGAACCTGAAATCCATCATGAGGCTGATCCTTGCCTTAGCTGCTCATTTTAAACCTGGCTCCAGTAGAACAGCCATTCAAAGCCCAGCCAGCATGGTGGGGAAGAGCCTTTCAGCATCATCAGCCAGTCACAGGCCTCATTCAGCGGCCGCAGTGGCCCAGGGTGCCGTGGCCGCTCTGGCAGATGTTCGTCAGGATGTCTCACGCTCAGGACGTGATGTTTTCCGGCACAGACAGAG AAACAGCAGCATTGACGAAGAGATTGAGAATCCCTACTGGAGTGTCCGAGCACTGGTGCAGCAGTACGAGGGACAGCAGAGCGTGCCCTCAGAGTCTTGCTCCTCCAG tctcACATCACCCAGTCCCATACACAGCACAAAGAGCGAGTCCATTGCAACCCAGTCGGAGGAGAAGGCAGGCTTTGTGATCATCCGAGCTGAAGAAACAGAAACCAAAACAG AAGAGACAGACTCCCCATTTCTCCCAGAGTGGCAGGCCGGAAGCCCTGGGACATACCTAGAGACCTCCtgggaggagcagctgctggaaCAACAAGACCATTTAGAAAAGGAAATGGAGGAAGCAAAGAAGATGATTTCAGGCCTGCAG gcGTTGCTGCTCAATGGGTCATTACCTGAGGACGAGCAGGAGGGATCATTTGTCCTTTGTGAACATGGAGCCTGTCCAGAAGAGCAGCTG GTCATAATCCGAAGTCGTCTGGACCAGAGCATGGACGAAAATCAGGACCTAAAG AAGGAGTTACTGAAATACAAACAAGAAGCGCGAAACTTACAAGGAATAAAG GATGCATTGCAGCAGAGGTTGGCTCAGCAGGACGCTTCAGTTCTTCAGCTAAAGCAGGAGCTGCTGAGAGCAAATATGGACAAGGAGGAATTGCACAACCAGAAT GTTGATCTGCAGAGGAAGGTTGAAGAGAGGAACAGACTTCTGGGAGAATACAAA AAGGAGCTGGGCCAGAAGGATCGGCACGTACAGCAGCACCAGGCCAAGCTAGACGAAATGCTCCGTCAGCTCTCCGAGGCCAGCTACCAGCAG GCAGATTTGGAGCGGGAGCTGGAGCACAAGGAGGCCCTGCTGGCTCAGTGCatgaagagagagacagaagag GTGATGGGCTACAGCAATCACAGCACTCAGAGCAATGGCTTCCTCCAGACAGCAGGAAAAGGAGCTGCTCCCACAGCCCACAGAGTG ACGAACGACCTGCAGTTGGTGCGTGATGCCCTCCGCAGCTTGCGGAACAGTTTCAGCGGCCACGACCCGCAGCACCACACCATCGACAGCCTGGAACAAGGCATCTCCAGCCTGATGGAGAGATTGCACCGCATGGAGACACAGAAGAGGCAAGAGAGAAGG